Below is a genomic region from Desulfobacter sp..
TGGTGGTTTTCCATGGTTTCAACTCTGGCAAAGGAATCACCGATCACCTCTCCTGAAGGCCAGATCACCGTGACCCGGGTTTGAATTTGTCTGCCCACTTGTTTGCACAGAAGATCGATCTGCTGGGCATCGAGTTTGTCAAAAGAAAGGGCCCGGGCAAACCGGTCCTGAACCAAATAGGCCCGGACCGTTAACTCTTTTTCAGAATTTTCCAAAAAAAAGGTCTTAAAATAACGGGTTGAATACCAGGCGACCGCAGACAGGGATAAAAGGATGATGATGAGAAATGAAGGAAAAATCCGCCAAATCAATTTTGATTTTTTACGACCCATGAAAATTTTTTAGCCCAACTTAATTTACCAGTAAATTAAACAGCCCAAAGCCCGAATCTTGGTCGACCTTCAGCCCCCTATTCCTTAAAACGGTATCCCACACCCCGAACCGTTTCAATGCAGAATGCATATGCCTTGAGCTTTTTACGCAGGCCCACAATAATAACATCAATACTCCGCTCGGTCACGGCATAATTCTCCCCGTGGATGGCATCCACGATCTGGCCCCGTGTAAACCCCCATCCTTTTTTCTCGGCCAGAAAAGAGAGAAGCTCAAACTCGGACAGGGTCAATTCCAGTACCTCACCCTCAAGGGTCACGCAATGCCTGGCCCGGTCAATCACCATATTTCCTTCCTGGCGGACACGAACAGGGGTATCGCCTGAATGTCTATGCCGCCGCCTGAGGATGGCTCTGATCCGAGCGGTAAGCTCCCGGGGACTGAAAGGTTTTGACATATAGTCATTGGCCCCGAGTTCAAGGCCTGCGACAATATCAGCCTCTTCACCCTTGGCCGTGAGCATGACAATGGGGATATCCATTGTTGCCTGGTTATTTTTCATGTACCGGGTGACCTCAAGCCCGTCAATGCCGGGAAGCATCAGATCCAGTACAATAAGATCCGGGCAGGATTGTTTGGCAATCTTAATGGCCTCTTCCCCGGTCATGGCCTGGAGAATATTATACCCCTCTGTTTTCAAGTTAAACCTTATGAGTTCAAGAATATCTTCTTCATCATCAACTATCAGTACGGTTTCTTTGGACATGGTTTAATCCTGTAATCATTAATATTTAGGAATGCCGGATAATCTCGCCTTCAATCAGGTAAATCACTTCTTCGGCAATATTCTTGGTATGGTCTCCCACCCGTTCAATATGCCTGGAAATCAAATACATATTGATGATCTCTTCAACCATTTCAGGATGGGTTTGAATATCATCCTTCATTATCCTGTAGGCATCGTTTCTCATGGCATTGACTTGCTCATCCATTTCTCTGACCCGATAGGCCAGATCCACATCCTGGCTGACCAGGGCATCCAGGCTCAGTTTAAGCATTTTAGCCGCCTGTTCAGCCATGGCGGTATAATCATACTTAAATCTGTTGGAATTTTCAGCAGAAATTGTATACCGCTGGGCAATCCTCTCCAGGTCATTGTTAATCTTTATCACGGCAACGATCAACCGCAAATCCGCTGCCACAGGCTGGTACAAGGCAAGGATTTTCAGACACTCCTCTTCAACTTCGACCTCTTGCTCATCAACTTTAAAATCTGTATCAATAATGTGCTGGGCCTGGATAATATCCTGGGTTTGAACGGCATAAATGGCTTTTTTAAACCGCTCTTCCACCATGGCCCCTAAAGAGAGGATCTCTTTTTTAATCTTGTGCATGGCCCGGGTTAAATGGGTGGTCATCAACGTCTCCTGAATATGCATTTTCCTTCTTTGTATCAATGAAGACCTTTTATACCTGCTCTGTTAGATTTGTGTTAGCCCTTTGTTAAGGCCCCATTAAATCCTTGTCTCTCTGTTGCGCAAGAATTTGGTTTTTTTATGAAAACACATCAGAACCAGGCTGAACACCCCATGGGAAATTGTTAGTTTGGTTTAAAGACAAAAAAATCAGGCCCAATCTTTTTTTCCAGGTACAAGATATTGCCTTGAAGGTTATACTCGCACCGATCAAAATAGGTGGTCATAATCGGCATGCCCCTGCCGTGATCCGCCTTTTCATCCAAAAGCGCCTTTTTTGTGCTCTGCCAGTTAAACCCCTTTCCCTGGTCTTCGATGCGCAAACCAATGATATCTTTTCTGCCGATATCCAGAATAAAGGCCACCCGTTTATGGGGATCGGATTTATTTCCATGGCGGACCGCATTGGTCAACCCTTCGCGCATCACCAGGTTGACGGCAAAAAGATGGGGGGAAAATCGGGGGCCTTTGGATTCCAGAAACAAGGTGACAGCGGCGCAGGCATCATCAATATGAGACATGGTGGAAGAAAACAGGATCTGCAGTAAGGTATCAGATTGTGTTAAATCATAGATGTCGCTGCTCCCGGGCATGGGGCTACACCTCAACGCAAAGGAGGACCACATCATCCTCAGGCGGGGTGTTATCGCCGAACAACTGCCGGATCAGCACTTCCGGGGCCTTGCCATAGGGAACCTTTTTCAAACCGGCATAGGCGGGCAGAAGACTGTCGGCTCCGGTGGCCCAGGTAATCTTATTCTCAGCCGATTCCACCAGGCCGTCTGAATAGATAAAAAAACGGTCCCCCCGGGCAACGGAAAGCCTTTTCTGTCCAAAATTGGCATCGGAAAACATCCCCAGGATATCCCCTTCCGTCTTGACAAGATAGGGATCTTTGCCCTGGGGCATACACACCACCGGGGGATGCCCTGCATTGACGATGGTCAGCTTCATGGTGCTGCGGTTCAAATGCATATAACAGGCCGTCAGATATTTTCCCGGCGGCAGGATCTCCACTAAAACATCATTGATCATCTTCATGCTTTCTACCGGTGAGTAAACCGGGGTGCAGTTCTGGGCCAAAAGCGCCTTGACCGAGGCGGTCATATAACTGGTTTCAATATCATGGCCTGAGGAATCAGCCACAAAATACCCTGTGATATTTCCGGATATGTTCAAAATATCGTAAAAATCGCCGCCGGCCTCCTCAAGAGCCTTGTAAAAAACGCCGAAATTGGCATGGGGAAACTCTTGGGGCTGGGGCAGCATTGCGGCCTGGGCCTGGGTAACCTGGCGCAGTTTGCCTGCCTGTTCCTGAATCAAAGAATTGGTGGCAATGGAAAGCTTGAGGTGAATCCTTACCCGGGCCAGCACCTCCTGGGGGTGAAAGGGCTTGATAATATAATCCACGGCCCCCAGCTCAAACCCCCGAAGCTTTGCATCCACCTCTGACACACCGGTGAGAAAAAGCACGGGAATGGTGGAGGTAGCGGCATTGTCCTTTAATTTTTCAATGACCTCAAACCCGCTTTCTCCGGGCATCTCAATGTCCAGTAAAATCAGGTTTGGCTGTTGTTCAAGGGCGATCTTTCTGACATCAGGACCATTATCCGCCGAATATACCCCATACCCTTCTTTGGTCAGGGTTTTTTCAATGAGCTTAAGATTTACCAGGTTGTCGTCAACCACCAGCACAGTATAGGGCTGAACATTTTTCAAACCCATTTTTTAATTCCCCGGCAACTGGTTTTCAATACCGGTCAGGCAACGTTCAAGTTCGGATAAGTAAGCGGCAAACCCCTCAAGGCTGCCTTGCTTTCCCTGAAGCTCCATTTTCTGGGCAAGACCGGCCATCTCATCAAACCCCATATTGCCGGCAGCCCCTTTGATTGAATGGGCGGCAGCGGACGCATCCAAAGGATTTTGATCATCCATTCCCTTTTGGATCTTGTCCATATCAGACCGTGAGGTGGTGATGAACAGGTCAACCAATTCCAAAAAATCTTCCGCGTCAATTTCCAGCCGGGCTGCCAAACTTTCAAAATCCATGGAAACTCCTTGTATGACATATGATTTAGGGAAGAGTTTATTCACTTAAAAAGTATAAGGAAAATCAGTGATGTCCGGTTAGGTTTTTGCTTGCTCAATAATTTTTTGATCTTTGACAATATTGTCCCTGTTTGAACTATGAGAGCCCTGCTCCTCGCAGCCAAACAGGTCATTTAGAATGGCGGTTCGCAGCTGCCGAACTCTTTTGATCGTGACCTTTTCATTAAACTGTTTTTGGCAATGGATTGCCAGTAACAGGTAAGTGATAAGGCCGCCAAGAATCTGAACCATAAGGCCGTATTCACTGCGGGCAATGAGATGATATACCTTCAGATGTTCTTTCCACCATTTGAAAAAATCCTCAATGGTCCACCGGAGTTTATAAATTGTTGCTATTTGTTCCGCTGTTAAATCATGCCTGTCAGTTGCCACATAGTATTTGACGCCAGCAATTTTATAGCCAACAACCCGAACAGGCCTTTTCGTCTGGTTTTGATTCGGAGTACCAAGTTTAACCAGTGCATCATAAAAAATGTAGCTGTCGGAAGGGGTCTCGTGGTTATCAATAATTGTTCTTGTTGTCCTGGTTTTTATACGGCAGACAAAATGTTTGCCTTGCTCCTGAAGCAGGTCAAATTCTTTATGGGATTGATATCCACGATCCATAACACCTGTTTGCCCCTTGGAAAGTATTTTGGGAACAAAAGTGCGTTCAGCGCCGTTGCCTTCAGTCAAAAAGATTTTGTTTGGGATTCCGTGATTAATGTCAAATCCGCAATGTACTTTGGCTTTTTTACTTCCTTTTCTGTAGTTCGCCCAGTGCATTGAAAGGACTGCATTTATGAGACTACCGTCAATGGAAACCAACTCTCCTAACTCGGCGTGTTCACCCGGATGACACTCAAGAGCCTGTTTATAAAGATCCTCAAAGATAAATTGCAGTTGTTCGAGTCCCCTGTGATTGATGGCTTCACAGAAACTACTACGGCTGATACCACCGTCTGGCGCAATATTTTCTTTAGCAAAAACATTCTCCTTGAGATCCTGAATTAAATGTCGGGCAGACTTGTGCTCCTGAAGATGGAAATAAACCAAAGCATTTATCTGGTCTTCGAATGTCATTTTTAAAGGGCGGTCTCCTCGAGATTGTAATTCCGGTGCTTTTGAAAGTGACTTTATCAGAGGGCACCTGAAATTGTCAAAGTTCAGGGACCGTAGTTGTTTTTTAGGGACTGAGATGTGCGTCATTTGAGCTCCTTAAGTTAAATTTTCAAGGAGCTCAAAAATTTTTACGCACATTTGTCAACACAAAACCGACTGTTTTTTCAATGATTTTAGATGCTTTTTATATGCAACAACCTAACCGGACACTACTGAAGGAAAATAACTAAAATTGTAAACCTGCAAATCATTTTTGACCGCTGTCCTGGATATTTTCACCCCTATAGACCCTGCAAAAATCAATGAATAAAATCCAGCTAAACGTTGACAACCTGTTGGATCTGTCCCATATTTTGCCCTACACGAATTTAAGCGCCAACATCTGTACGACAAAAAGGAAAGCTGATTATTGATAAAGGAGAGGCCATGGGAGCATGTCACAGACATCGTTCACGTCAAACCCCTTACAAATGCGCAAAAGAAAATGTATTTTTCTGCAAGGAATGCCTGGAGTGCAAAGATCCAAAACACTATTGCAAATACCGACCCGACTGTGCCGTGTATATGATCACCCGAAGAGGACTTGATCCGAATGAAGCCAACGCATAAATTAAGTGATTAAAAAACAATGAAAAAAGACACCCACCAGTTTATCCAGGAGTACAAAGGAATTGCCGCCTTTGGCATGAGCCGGAAGACCGATGAAGAGACCCTTATATTCTACTTGCAAAAGTTCAGTGAAGATTCATTTATGAACGCCTTGATTCCCCGATTAAGTGATGAGGAACTTGAAGAGATCTATCTCAAGGTTAACCATTACCTGCAAAAACATATTTCCGAAGAAGAATACCATGGACTGTTTTTAAAGGACCGGTAGGCATTTTTTGTCAGTTAGGGTTATTTACACTCTTCCTGTTTCAAATCAAGCCATATTGGCTTGACAGAATTAACATATTACCATAGTTTTTAACCGTACCACCCCCTCTCAAAAATTAAAATCAAAGGAGAAAAAATGGACGCGAAAAAATGGATGTCAGGGCTCATGGCTGCCCTGTTTGTATTGGCGATTGCCTTTACGGCCCAGGCAGGCCCGAAAAAAGAACTTATGATGGCCACCACCACCAGTACAGACAACACAGGCCTTCTGGATTATCTGATTCCCCATTTTGAAAAAGAGACCGGGATTACGCTCAAGTGGACCTCCACAGGCACGGGCAAAGCCCTGAAGCTGGGACAGAACTGTGACGTTGACGTTCTTCTGGTCCATGCCCCCCCGGCGGAAAAAGCCTATATTGAAAAGGGATTTGGCAAGGACAGACGAGAGGTCATGTACAATGATTTTGTCATTATCGGTCCCCAAACAGACCCTGCAGGCATCAAGGGCTTATCCATCTCAGACGCCCTGGGCGCTGTAAAGGCCAAAACCGCTCCTTTCATGAGCCGGGGGGATGACTCCGGTACCAATAAAAAAGAAAAACTGCTCTGGAAAAACGCAGGCATTGACCTGCCGGACAAGGAAAAATGGTATGTCCAGACCGGACAGGGCATGCTTGCCACCATCAATGTGGCCCAGGAACAAAAGGGTTACACCATGACGGACCGGGGCACCTATATCAAATACCAGGACCAGCAGGGCGGCAAAGCCCCCCTGACCATATTGGTGGAAGGAGACAATATCCTGCTCAACCAATATTCTGTTTTGACCCTGGACCCCAAAAACTGTGCCGCAGCAAAGTATAACCTGGCCATGGCATTTTCCGATTGGATGGCCTCTGATTCTGCCCAGAAAAAAATCGGGGAATTCAGACTTCTGGGGCAAAAATTATTTATCCCCAATGCCAAATAGCCCCACCCTTGAATAATGGAATACCTTGCCCAAGGCTTTATCAAAGCGCTGGAACTGCTGATCAGGGGGGATGTTTCCACCTGGTCGGCCGTTTTGGCAACCCTAAAGGCCTCCAGCTGGTCCATGGGGATGAGTCTTTTGGCAGGCCTGCCCTGCGGATTTATTCTCGGATATTTTGAATTTCCATTCAAACGCCATGTCAGGACTTTGGTGGACACCCTCCTGGCCCTGCCCACAGTCTGCGTCGGTCTTCTGGTATACGCCTTTATCTCCTCCCAGGGCCCCTTGGGAGAATGGAAACTTTTATTTTCCCTGCCCGGGATTGCCATGGGCCAAGCCATTCTGGCCTTTCCCATTGTCACGGCCATCACCGCCTCCATTGTTGAAAATATTGACCCGGACCTGAAACTGACCCTAGTATCCCTGGGAGCCGGGAAAAAAGATATTATGTTCACCTGTCTGTGGGAGGTTCGGTTCGGCATTATTGCCGCCGCCGTAACCGCCTATGGCCGGGTACTCACTGAGGTGGGAATCTCCATGATCGTGGGGGGAAACATCAAATACCATACCCGGACCATTACCACGGCCATTGCCCTGGAAACCAACAAGGGAATGTTTGCCGACGGTATTGCCCTTGGAATCGTACTCATGGCCATTGCCTTTGGCGTCAACATCAGCCTCTCCTTTTTACGGAAAAAATAAGCATGGGTGATATACTCTATGAATTAAATCAGGTCCGCCATTATTACGGGAACAAGCAGGTATTAGACATAGAGGCGCTAAAAATCCCCAAAGGCAGCATTCTGGGCCTTTCAGGGCCCAACGGCAGCGGAAAAAGCACCCTGCTCAAAATCTTGGCCTTTGCCATGGCCCCCAGCCAGGGACAGGTTAAATTTAACAACCGCAAAGAACGTCCCATGTCGCCGGGAATCCGCTCCAAAGTCACCCTGCTGACCCAGAAGCCCTACCTTCTCAAGCGGACCGTGTTCGACAACGTCATTTAC
It encodes:
- a CDS encoding response regulator transcription factor, with translation MSKETVLIVDDEEDILELIRFNLKTEGYNILQAMTGEEAIKIAKQSCPDLIVLDLMLPGIDGLEVTRYMKNNQATMDIPIVMLTAKGEEADIVAGLELGANDYMSKPFSPRELTARIRAILRRRHRHSGDTPVRVRQEGNMVIDRARHCVTLEGEVLELTLSEFELLSFLAEKKGWGFTRGQIVDAIHGENYAVTERSIDVIIVGLRKKLKAYAFCIETVRGVGYRFKE
- the phoU gene encoding phosphate signaling complex protein PhoU, which translates into the protein MTTHLTRAMHKIKKEILSLGAMVEERFKKAIYAVQTQDIIQAQHIIDTDFKVDEQEVEVEEECLKILALYQPVAADLRLIVAVIKINNDLERIAQRYTISAENSNRFKYDYTAMAEQAAKMLKLSLDALVSQDVDLAYRVREMDEQVNAMRNDAYRIMKDDIQTHPEMVEEIINMYLISRHIERVGDHTKNIAEEVIYLIEGEIIRHS
- a CDS encoding ATP-binding protein, whose amino-acid sequence is MPGSSDIYDLTQSDTLLQILFSSTMSHIDDACAAVTLFLESKGPRFSPHLFAVNLVMREGLTNAVRHGNKSDPHKRVAFILDIGRKDIIGLRIEDQGKGFNWQSTKKALLDEKADHGRGMPIMTTYFDRCEYNLQGNILYLEKKIGPDFFVFKPN
- a CDS encoding fused response regulator/phosphatase — encoded protein: MGLKNVQPYTVLVVDDNLVNLKLIEKTLTKEGYGVYSADNGPDVRKIALEQQPNLILLDIEMPGESGFEVIEKLKDNAATSTIPVLFLTGVSEVDAKLRGFELGAVDYIIKPFHPQEVLARVRIHLKLSIATNSLIQEQAGKLRQVTQAQAAMLPQPQEFPHANFGVFYKALEEAGGDFYDILNISGNITGYFVADSSGHDIETSYMTASVKALLAQNCTPVYSPVESMKMINDVLVEILPPGKYLTACYMHLNRSTMKLTIVNAGHPPVVCMPQGKDPYLVKTEGDILGMFSDANFGQKRLSVARGDRFFIYSDGLVESAENKITWATGADSLLPAYAGLKKVPYGKAPEVLIRQLFGDNTPPEDDVVLLCVEV
- a CDS encoding Hpt domain-containing protein; its protein translation is MDFESLAARLEIDAEDFLELVDLFITTSRSDMDKIQKGMDDQNPLDASAAAHSIKGAAGNMGFDEMAGLAQKMELQGKQGSLEGFAAYLSELERCLTGIENQLPGN
- a CDS encoding IS4 family transposase; the protein is MTHISVPKKQLRSLNFDNFRCPLIKSLSKAPELQSRGDRPLKMTFEDQINALVYFHLQEHKSARHLIQDLKENVFAKENIAPDGGISRSSFCEAINHRGLEQLQFIFEDLYKQALECHPGEHAELGELVSIDGSLINAVLSMHWANYRKGSKKAKVHCGFDINHGIPNKIFLTEGNGAERTFVPKILSKGQTGVMDRGYQSHKEFDLLQEQGKHFVCRIKTRTTRTIIDNHETPSDSYIFYDALVKLGTPNQNQTKRPVRVVGYKIAGVKYYVATDRHDLTAEQIATIYKLRWTIEDFFKWWKEHLKVYHLIARSEYGLMVQILGGLITYLLLAIHCQKQFNEKVTIKRVRQLRTAILNDLFGCEEQGSHSSNRDNIVKDQKIIEQAKT
- a CDS encoding cytoplasmic protein: MKKDTHQFIQEYKGIAAFGMSRKTDEETLIFYLQKFSEDSFMNALIPRLSDEELEEIYLKVNHYLQKHISEEEYHGLFLKDR
- a CDS encoding substrate-binding domain-containing protein gives rise to the protein MDAKKWMSGLMAALFVLAIAFTAQAGPKKELMMATTTSTDNTGLLDYLIPHFEKETGITLKWTSTGTGKALKLGQNCDVDVLLVHAPPAEKAYIEKGFGKDRREVMYNDFVIIGPQTDPAGIKGLSISDALGAVKAKTAPFMSRGDDSGTNKKEKLLWKNAGIDLPDKEKWYVQTGQGMLATINVAQEQKGYTMTDRGTYIKYQDQQGGKAPLTILVEGDNILLNQYSVLTLDPKNCAAAKYNLAMAFSDWMASDSAQKKIGEFRLLGQKLFIPNAK
- a CDS encoding ABC transporter permease encodes the protein MEYLAQGFIKALELLIRGDVSTWSAVLATLKASSWSMGMSLLAGLPCGFILGYFEFPFKRHVRTLVDTLLALPTVCVGLLVYAFISSQGPLGEWKLLFSLPGIAMGQAILAFPIVTAITASIVENIDPDLKLTLVSLGAGKKDIMFTCLWEVRFGIIAAAVTAYGRVLTEVGISMIVGGNIKYHTRTITTAIALETNKGMFADGIALGIVLMAIAFGVNISLSFLRKK